TTGCCTCGGCGTTCCTTGGGAATCGCCTGCACGGCATTCTCCACCACCTTCACAAATGCCTGTTGCATCTTGGCCTCGTCAAAATTGGCGCTGTAAAGGCGGCTTTCCAGATCCAAGTGCCACTCCACATGGATCGACTGGCTGGGACCAGGTTTTTGAAACACCTCGACGGTGCGCCGCAACACGGCGTTTAAATTACCGGTCTGCTGGGCGCGCACGTCTTTTTCCTGACGACTAAAGGCAGCCAGGTCATTGGCAATTTCCGCACCACGCTCTGCGGCCTTTTCCGCTTCCATCAGCGATCGCCGCCACGGATGATCCGGTTCCATCTTTTCGAGGATCAGCGAAATATGACCGAGAATGCTGGTCAGCGCATTATTAAAATCAAGCGCCACCGTGCGCGCAAGCTTGAGGGCGCAATCCAATTTTTGTTTCTGCTGGACCGCCTCGGCCAGTTGCGCCTTGGCTTCAGGGCTGATACTCTGCCCCTCCACCAATGGCAGCGCCGAACCCGCCGGAAACATTTGCAGGACCAGACACTTCTGGCCATCCCGCGTATAACCGCTAACCAAGACTTGCAGTTCCAAGGTCATGTTCCCCTTGGTGCGAAATTTGATTTTGGCGGGCGGCGCGGTCAGTAAATCCGGACGCCCCAAAAACTGCTCCGCCGTCAGTTCATTGCCAGCCCCCCAGATGGACGCCAGATACACATGTTCCAGCATGGAGCCAAACACCGCAAACGCGCCCTGGCTGGCACGACACATCACGCCTTGCGAGTCCACCAATACGGCGGGCCACCCAGCGCTTTCCAAATCAAATTGAGAGTCGAACTTCACAGGTTATATTTCCATCGGTTCAGGTGGCTACCCGCTCAGGGCAGGCCACCGCCGCTATTTTGCGCGCATTGCTAAAATTCTTGAAGGCACCCGGTAAAAGCTCGGAGCTGGTAAATGACTTCGATTTCCCAGGGGAACGGCTATCGGCCACCCAGACCACCGCCGCCGGGGCGTACTCAGCCAGCAGTTGTCGGCAGGCACCGCAGGGCATGGCCCCACCATCCAAAGGTGCCACGACCGCCATGGCCATGAATTCGCGATGCCCCTCGGTCAACGCCTTGAACAACGCCACCCGCTCTGCACAACAGGTCAGCCCATAACTGGCGCTTTCCACGTTGGCACCAGTGATCACCGCCCCCGCCCGGGTGAGTAGCGCCGCGCCGACC
This window of the Verrucomicrobiota bacterium genome carries:
- a CDS encoding ATP-binding protein; translated protein: MKFDSQFDLESAGWPAVLVDSQGVMCRASQGAFAVFGSMLEHVYLASIWGAGNELTAEQFLGRPDLLTAPPAKIKFRTKGNMTLELQVLVSGYTRDGQKCLVLQMFPAGSALPLVEGQSISPEAKAQLAEAVQQKQKLDCALKLARTVALDFNNALTSILGHISLILEKMEPDHPWRRSLMEAEKAAERGAEIANDLAAFSRQEKDVRAQQTGNLNAVLRRTVEVFQKPGPSQSIHVEWHLDLESRLYSANFDEAKMQQAFVKVVENAVQAIPKERRGKVQVSCRNLELSEPTHDQSANLAPGSYVCVEVKDDGCGIASDMMPRIFEPFFTTKYGHRGLGLAWVYGIITNHGGNVAISSELDHGTSVRVYLPANKKFVKDTARKIEELHGSETILMVDDEDLLLTMGQMVLSAFGYKVLTATSGEKALALIKKGGDRIDLLITDLVMPQMSGRELAEKVRELLPDTKILFSSGYVRPASGEEDNYLQKPFTSQGLVHKVKQVLSTQ
- a CDS encoding cytidine deaminase; its protein translation is MDKKKITPSNSRKRLIAAAIEASRMACADYSGFQVGAALLTRAGAVITGANVESASYGLTCCAERVALFKALTEGHREFMAMAVVAPLDGGAMPCGACRQLLAEYAPAAVVWVADSRSPGKSKSFTSSELLPGAFKNFSNARKIAAVACPERVAT